In Bos taurus isolate L1 Dominette 01449 registration number 42190680 breed Hereford chromosome 13, ARS-UCD2.0, whole genome shotgun sequence, the DNA window CCAGTCATATTGGGTTAGGGTCCATCCTAATAACCTCagtttaacttgattacctctgcGAAGACCATGTCTCTGCATACGatcacattctgaagtactggGGTTGGTTCTCCACCAAATCATttttgggggacacaattcaaaaCATAAGACATCTCCATCTCCTATGGCCCTCCTCATCCACACCCCACCGTGAGCCCCTCCAGGACAAACACCAAGTCTTATCTTAAAATATCTGTAcattactttctctctcttttttttttggccatgctgtgcagcttgtgcgaccttagttcccctaccagggatcgaacctggactctGAAAGtgctaagtcctaaccactggatcaccagggaattcccctaaaTATTTGTACCTTTCAGGCCTCAGCTTCTCCCCACTCTTTTACGCATCAAGCCTTTTCAACAGCCTTCCCACCTCCTACTATCCTTATGCCtcttttgcctggcaaattcctATCCATCCTTTGTTTCTTAGTTTAAATATTACCTCCACAGAGAGACCTTTCCTGATCACCCTTTCTTGATTGCATTTCCCATGTTATTTACTCTCTCAtggtttcctcttctttcttccttataCATCTCATGGTTAATAATATACATTTCTTTGCAATTGATTAATGAAGGTGTCAGATAACCCCTAACCTCTAAACACAGAGAGGGTAGGGACCAACCTACTGACTATTGGCCTTCCTGATTCCATAGTGTATGATTCAGAGTAGAAACTATagatatctgttgaatgaatgcagAAACACATCCTTGGATCCTCCAGATCATCTCACACAGTAAGGGTGATAGTGGATATTGAATGAATTATAATCATTTCTGTCTGTGTCCTCTAGGAGAAAATGAACTCCTTGAGGGAAAGATGGGGTCTCATTCTTGTTTTTGAATCTCTGgcatccccctcctcctccttgatCTTCTCTGTACTAGTTCTGTATGCTGAAAGCAAATTACCCTGGAACTTAGACACTTAAAATCGTTTCTATGGGTCAGGAATTGAAgagtaattttgttgtttttagctCAAGGTCTCTCAATCATATTCAAGATTTTAGCCAGGGatgcagtcatctgaaggctcgGCTGGAGCTGGAGGATCCACTCCCAAGATGACTCACACATATAGCTGGCAAGTTGGAGGTGGTTGTTGGCAAGAGACTCAGTTATCATTCATGCAAGCCTCTCCCCAGGGCTGCTTGAGTATCATAATATGGATCCCTCATGAATGATGAAAAGAGCGCAAAGAGGAAGAACAATATCTTTTATGTCTTAATCTTGGAACTCATACTCCATGATTTCCATTATATCCTATTAACTATCTGTTAGCCCTATTTGGTGTGAGAAGGGGCTATACACGGGCATGGATCCTatgattcaaaaatcattcagGTCCAAAGTGGAGGCTGATTACCATGTCCAACTAGAGTTCCCTTCCCCCTTCATTATTTGCCCAACCCACACTCAGTCAGGAACTGTACTGCCATCCAAACACTTGTCACATTATATGATAGTGGGTTCAAATTGTAAGCTTTGTGAGGGCAGAGACTCCATCTGTCTAGTTCAACAACCAGCACAAGCCATAGAGTAGGTACTTGGTGAATGTTTTGaatgaattttaataatttgCTTCTGTCTGAATTATAAAACTGTGCTTGTCTcctttctgcattgcaggctccTAGCTCAGGGCCTCACATGGAATTAAGGCATCTatacagtgtaaatcaactacaatgaagtatcacctcacaatgGTCAGAaggaccatcattaaaaagtctacaaataacaaatgctagagaggatgtggagaaaagggaaccctcctatactgttggtgggaacgtaaatttgctgcagtcactatggagaaaagtatggaaattccttaaaaaaactagagTTACCaaatgatctagcaatcccactcctgggcatatgtccaagaaaactctaattcaaaaggatacatgcaccccagtgttcacagcagcactactcacagtagccaagacatggaaaccacctgaatgtccatcaattgatgaatggataaagaagatgtggtatgtatatacaatggaatattactcagtcataaaaacattgccatttgcagcaatatggatggacctaaagattgttatactaagtgaagtaaatcagagaaagccaaataccatgtgtgctgtgcttagttgctcagttgtgtctgactctctgtgaccccatggactgtggcccaccaggctcctctgtccatggggattcttcaggcaagtatactagagtgggttgccatgccctcctccacaggaatcttcccaacccaggaattgaacccaggtctccagcattgcaggcagattctttaccatctgagccaccaggggagcccaaataCCATGCGATATCACCTCcatgtggaatcttttaaaaaatgatacaaatgaacttatttataaaacagaaatagactcacagacatagaaatcaaacttatggttaccaaacaggatgaggggaagggataaattaggcgtctgggattaacagatacactatGTGTAAAATGGGCTTGTTTCTCTagaggttcagtggtaaagaatccacctgacaaagcaggagatgcagaaaatgcaggctcgatccctgggttgggaggatcccctggagaaggaaagggcaatccactccagtattcttgcctggaaaatcccatggacagagaagcctggcaggctacagtccatggggtcgcaaaagaatcagacgtggctcagcgactcaacaacaacaacaacaaacataaaatagataaacaataagggcctactgtatagcacagggaactatattcaatatcttataaccacctataatggaaaagaataaaaaaaaaatatatatatatatatagctgaatcactttgctgtacacctaaaacttacACACCACTACAAACACACCTAAAACTTACAAACTAGTTTGtaaatcaaacttaaaaaaaaaaaaatgaaggcgtCTATAAACGTgtataaatgtttgctgaaatgGGCTGTGATACAGAGCCTTAGAGAATCGAGGGAGCCTGGCTTTCACTTCTGTAGGCCTCTCTCCAGCTCCAAACCACAGGGTTGGGACAAAAGGCTAACAAAGCCCAGCAGCCTGGATCCACCAACCCTAGCAACGCGGAGGGGCGGAACCGAGCCAGCTGGTTGCTTAGGGGCGTCACTTCCGGGCCCCAAGGTCGCAAGAAACCACTTCCGGGGGGCGCTGCGCGGCGGCGCGGGAGGTGAGTACCGAAGCCCCCGCGGTCGGTTCGGGCTTCGGGGCGGGGCGTCGTCGCCGAGGCTGTGGTACAGGAGCGGGGATTAGGCTCCGGCGCCGCTGCCCCTGTCCCGGAGGCGCTGCTCTGCTGGCCCGGGGACCGCTCCGTGTTTGGCGCAAATAACTTCCTGGGTCGCTTGTTCGGAAGTGACTTGCGGAGGGGAGTTTGACTCCCAGGGTGGCGGAGGGCCTTGCTTTGCTCGTGTCCAGCGCCTTAACTCTGAGCTGGGACCAGACCCGGTGCTCCTCACAGTTGTGACCTGGCCTTTCTTCCCAAGGGCGGAGCATTCGGAGGAGCCAGAGCTCCGGAGTCAGTCTGGCCGGGGTTCGGATCCTTAGTGTACCGTATTACTCGGTAACTGTGGGCGAGCTCTGGTTGCTTCTCTGGTTCTCAGTTttatcctctgtaaaatgggtgtatAGAGTTGATtggagggttaaatgagatggTGAATGCAAAAGGCCTAATAAATGTACAATGCgtgtttgctgatttttttttttttttgagagaagtgagaaatgaatCTGTGAAACCACATTTTTTCTTGTGGCAACCACATCAGAATGACATTTTACAGGACATCTGCCCGTCTTTTTCAGCCCACTGGCTGCCAGCTTTTACTGCTCTGGGAGATGGCTTATCTTTGCATAGGACAAAATTCGAACTCAGTTTTGAGCAGTTCTTGGGAATTTGTTGTAATGGGAGGGGTCTGGGTAAACAGCACAGGGTAGTTAGTAATTCCTGACACTGATTTTCTGTTACCCATTCTGTTCCAGTTGAAGTCTCAGAGCAGAATTCTAAAATCATTTCATTAGAAGCCAAGGACACCCTACCAAGATACTTGGAATCTGGGTTTTTCTGTGTTAGACAAGACTTAGTTTCTGTTTGCTAAGTCTGGACATCTATACATGTTTGAAgggttatttattttgaaatgttgacttttttccaataaacttaattttagaataattttagattttcaaaATTACTCTAAAGATACTACAGTGAGTGGCGCATATGTCCCCCCAACAATTTtccctattattaacattttacattaGTATAATATTTATGTCACAGTTAATGAACCAGTATTGGTAACTAACTAAAGTCCATGCTTTCTTCAGATTTGCTCAGTTTTTTCTTTGCTcagtcctttttctgttccaggatcccacaTTATGTTTAGTCGTGTCTCCTTAGGTTTCTAGGACTGTGGTAGTTTCTCAGACTTTTCGTGTAGAAAAGTCTTCTTGACAGTTTTGAGTATTACTGGTCAGATATCTTATAAAATGACTCTCGTTTGGGAtttgtttgatgtttttcttatgaTGACATTGGAGTTACAGGTTTGGGGGAGGAAGATCCCGGAGGTAAAGTGCCATTCTCATCACCTCACAGGGTATATACTATGCTGTGTGTACCTCACACCGTCACAGTGGGGTACGTACTGTCAGTATACGTCATCACTGTCGATGTTACCCCAGATCACTAGCTTGAAGTAGTCAAGTTcttccactgtaaagttactctCCTTCTACTACTCTTCCATATTGTACTCCTGGAAGGAAGTCATTATGCACAGCCCATCCTTAAGGAGTGTGGAGTTATACTTCACACTTTAAGACAgattatttacataaattattttaaattctcctTGGGAAGTTTGTTTGCTTATTAAATAATATCAGTACGGCCTTGAATAATTCTTTTCATACTTTGGATTATAATCCAGGACtacttaatttattttgttgggcAGATTGTTCTGGCTTTGGCCATCGAAGTGGGTCTTATATCCCTTTGACATACCCTGAtcaatgtgttttgttttttttgaacaCTTTCTTACTTTCTGTTACAGGCTCATCTTATATATTTCCTGCTTCAGTCCTAGAGTTAACCGTTTCTCTAAGGAGCCCCTGGCTCATTGTATTGGAGAATCATATTAGACACCAAGGTCTGGGTGCTAGGTGTGCTTATTGCTACTGTTTGGAATTCCCGTTTCTAGGCCCTCTCAGAAAATGCGAGGCAAGAGACATATGTGTGTAAGGCTAGCCTCTCCCCCGCccctctttctatatatatatatatatagctgtctgtatctgtaataatctaaatatGACTTTTACTGATATCCACAACACTTATCCATCCACGTGGACCATCCAGCCTCCTCTGGCTTATCTATAACCTTCTATTCCCAACTGTAACAAACCTGGCTCCCACCATCTGCCATCCATTGACTCAATAGTGcaattccagtgtgtgtgtatagtttcAGAATTGTTAACTGTATACCATGCAGAAAACAACAGCCCATGTACAGTTCCTCTTGCTTTTAGTCTTCTCAATTCTGTCCATTTCCACAGTTACTGAGGTCAGCACCTCATTCCCCCTACCCCTTCCGTGAAATTACCTCATCCATTTGTAATATATTTCGACTCAGAATGTCACATTCTACATCCCATCTTGGATacctaaatgatttttttttttttaatttgtgtacaTTAAAGTTTACTCTTTGTGCTGTAaagttctgtgggttttgacaaatacTTCCTATCTTATATTCACTGttacagtatcatacagaataattTCACCTTCAGGTCTCGTTGTTAATTTCTCTCTTTTAGATTTCATCCCAGAAATCCTGTTGGCCCTCTCTTTAGAATGTATCTATAACCTGAGAATTTACCACCTCCACTGCtgcctgctgctgccaagtcgcttcactcgtgtccgactctgtgcgaccccagagacggcagcccaccgggctcccccatccctgggattctccaggcaagaacactgaagtgggctgccgtttccttctccaatgcatgaaagtgaaaagtgaaagtgaagtcgctcagtcgtatccgactcttagcgaccccatggactgcagcctaccaggctcctccgtccatgggattctccaggaaagagtactggagtggggtgccattgcctggtgCAGATGTGTCGTTTTGACtaataattgttgtttagtcgctaagtcatgtccaactcttttgcgactccatggactgtagcctaccaggctcctctgtctgtgggatttcctaggctagaatactgcagtggattgccatttccttctccagtggatcttccctactcaaggACTGATcccgggactcctgcattgccTAGAGGactcagttctttaccactagtatagTAGCCTCTTAACTAGTCTCCCTGTTTCAGATTCTTGTCCCTCTGCAATCTGTTCTCAATACAGCAGCCACAGGGACCCTTTAAAAATGAGTCAGATGATGTTTCTTTGCTAAGAACCTTCCAGTGGCTGCCCTTTGACCCAGAGTCCTACTGGTCTTAAACAGCTGCTCACTTTATGCTCCTCTGATCATAAAGTTCATTTCTGCCTCAGACCTTATCCCTTGTTCTCCTCCGTCTTGGGGTACCTAACAGATGTTGAAATAACttgttctttcactttcttctttgcctCTGCTGAAATGTTGCCTTCTCAGGGTGGCCTTTCCCTGACCACCTCATATAAAATGGCACTCCTTACCTCCCTCTCTATATTTTCTCATACTACTCACTGCCGACATTACATTATATCTTTGTGTTTGGGTGCCTCTGATTGTATAGAAACTCCATGGCTGGGACTCAGTAACTCTGTGTTCAGTTAATGAATGTCTCAGACCACTGGTGTCTGATATTCATGGATGAGCCTCAAGGGGTCTGATGACcttatgaaattattttccatgtttGATAATAaatgggtctgtgtgtgtgcgttagttgcttagttgtgtccaactctgcgacctcatggactgtagcccaccaggctcctttgtccatgggattctccaggcaagaatactggagtgggttgccatttccttctccaaaatgagtCTGTACTTTTTATTAAATTCCAGTGGGGGTACGAGTATCCCCatgtgttaaaaaacaaacaaacaaaccaaacctTTGCTCTTAAGCAAGTCTGGAGCACCACAGGGTTAGAGACATAGCAGGATGTTCAGCTTTGCCTTGATTCAGTGGGCGAGCCTACGTAGGCCCCGTGCCTCTCAGCTCCCCCCCCTTGTTAAATGAGGCTGCTCTTTAAAGATGGGAACCAAGCACAGGTTTGATCAGTTACCAGATATTTGTGTCAGTCCCTggaacaaactcaaaatggaccctGGGTCCCAGCTACCTCAGGAGCTTATTATAGTGGAACAATAAGAATATTAGACTGTGTGGTATTTCTCAAACAATAAGAAATGAATTTTGACCCAGAACATGCATGCTGGGATGTAGATGgatataactggaaaaaaaaaaaaaagcttcaagaTATAATGCTCACCCTTACTAATGTGATATTGTCTATTATACtggttaataaaattaaaaagtgtcAGCGGCAAGCCCCTTAATGGTTTCCATGGCTCACTAATGGGCCAAAACCTGCAGTTTGAGAACCATTGACCCCCAGGTAAGTTTCAGTCTTACCCACCAGGCAGTTTGAATCCTGACTTTGCTCCTTGTCAGCCA includes these proteins:
- the MANBAL gene encoding protein MANBAL isoform X1 — protein: MKASINVYKCLLKWAVIQSLRESREPGFHFCRPLSSSKPQGWDKRLTKPSSLDPPTLATRRGGTEPAGCLGASLPGPKVARNHFRGALRGGAGGGRTIRAPKCRGDEETQGHCSFCKQETQEGGEEEAVEGAAFAAWHEGPEGSPPVAHGLKWLGCPVTTEIWTILTVPGPRSADHHFFLLPS